The following coding sequences are from one Synechococcus sp. HK05 window:
- a CDS encoding ATP-dependent RecD-like DNA helicase codes for MAEALTAGQAAAAEAFAAWLKAPYDGTPFVLSGYAGTGKTYLSRHLLQQVDDLGYCWTVVAPTHKAVGVLRQQLAWAGLQPTWYPSTIHRLLRLKLKRQGDLERCEETEQTAASLENLGLVLVDEASMVDSTLLEIALRCAHPFRTRLVFVGDPAQLPPVGEPTSPVFGLGRAAAASLSEVVRHQGPVLQLATGLRNGQLPCRQPPTLEPVRDDHGQVAVVSRSDWLAAAQAALRRGAELDNPDHARILCYTNRALEQLVPIARRAIHGEMADQLPVLPGEVLITRAAVMAPACRAGEEAAEEPDMLLGSNRELVVRDVTPERCDLADFGIGSGDGFTAPVIDTLSAEVEAGEARLTLRLLPPAGSQARDQLDGLMRQLRQQARDAGKQGGRALWRRYFLVRDAFASLGPAAVLTVHRSQGSTFGEVFVAGDVFWPSDAVLRRQLVYVAVSRASQAVWLVARGHAAEEQRHWRDWLAAGA; via the coding sequence TTGGCTGAGGCCCTCACGGCTGGCCAGGCTGCAGCGGCCGAGGCCTTTGCGGCCTGGCTGAAGGCGCCGTACGACGGCACTCCGTTTGTGCTGAGCGGCTATGCCGGAACGGGGAAGACCTACCTCTCGCGCCACCTGCTGCAGCAGGTGGACGATCTGGGGTATTGCTGGACAGTGGTGGCCCCCACCCACAAGGCCGTGGGGGTGTTGCGGCAGCAGCTGGCCTGGGCTGGCCTCCAGCCCACTTGGTATCCGAGCACGATCCACCGGCTGCTGCGCCTGAAGCTCAAGCGCCAGGGCGATCTGGAGCGCTGCGAGGAAACCGAGCAAACGGCCGCTTCCCTTGAAAACCTGGGCTTGGTGCTGGTGGATGAAGCCTCGATGGTCGACAGCACGCTGCTGGAGATCGCCCTGCGCTGTGCCCATCCCTTCCGCACCCGGCTGGTGTTTGTGGGCGATCCAGCCCAGCTGCCGCCAGTGGGGGAGCCCACCAGTCCGGTGTTCGGCTTGGGCCGTGCCGCTGCCGCCAGCCTCAGCGAGGTGGTGCGCCATCAGGGGCCGGTGCTCCAGCTCGCCACGGGTCTGCGCAATGGCCAGCTCCCCTGCCGCCAGCCCCCGACCCTGGAGCCGGTGCGCGATGACCACGGCCAGGTGGCGGTCGTCTCCCGCAGCGACTGGCTCGCGGCAGCTCAGGCCGCCCTGCGCCGCGGTGCCGAGCTCGATAACCCTGATCACGCCCGCATCCTCTGCTACACCAACCGCGCTCTCGAGCAGTTGGTGCCGATCGCCCGGCGGGCAATCCATGGCGAGATGGCCGATCAGTTGCCGGTGCTGCCCGGCGAAGTGTTGATCACCCGCGCGGCGGTGATGGCTCCGGCTTGCCGCGCCGGCGAGGAGGCCGCCGAGGAGCCCGACATGCTGCTGGGCTCCAACCGCGAGCTGGTGGTGCGCGATGTGACACCGGAGCGCTGCGACCTGGCGGATTTCGGCATCGGCAGTGGCGATGGCTTCACCGCCCCGGTGATCGACACCCTCAGCGCTGAGGTGGAAGCCGGTGAAGCCCGGCTCACGCTACGGCTGCTGCCGCCGGCGGGCAGCCAGGCCCGCGATCAGCTGGATGGGTTGATGCGGCAGCTGCGCCAGCAGGCCCGCGATGCCGGCAAGCAGGGCGGTCGCGCCCTGTGGCGCCGCTATTTCCTGGTGCGCGATGCCTTTGCGTCGCTGGGGCCGGCGGCTGTCCTCACCGTGCACCGCAGCCAGGGCAGCACCTTCGGCGAGGTGTTTGTGGCGGGGGATGTGTTCTGGCCCAGTGATGCGGTGCTGCGCCGCCAGCTGGTGTACGTGGCGGTGAGCCGCGCCAGCCAGGCCGTGTGGCTGGTGGCTAGGGGCCATGCCGCAGAGGAGCAGCGCCATTGGCGCGATTGGCTCGCTGCCGGGGCTTGA
- a CDS encoding GAP family protein → MTNGTLWAELLAYGSGIAISPIHIGLLLLLLLGPQPLRRGGLFVLAWMVTVTTMVVLLLTVGHGLLLTMEKGSSHRTGLDLLAAGALLALGLKELLDRKEEGQDPPAWTRQLDRFCAMPLPLLLGASCAIEVISPDDLFLFAKAASALLASGLSRVQEVIYTAGFSLAASLALLLPFGAVLVGRDRVVPLLEQGKQVLFNRGDLLVGGLSLVLAGYLGWQGIEGLQLS, encoded by the coding sequence ATGACCAACGGGACCCTGTGGGCTGAACTGCTGGCCTACGGCAGCGGTATTGCCATCAGTCCAATCCACATCGGCCTGTTGCTGCTGTTGCTGCTCGGTCCCCAACCCTTGCGCCGAGGCGGCTTGTTTGTGCTGGCCTGGATGGTCACCGTCACCACGATGGTGGTGCTGCTGCTCACGGTGGGGCACGGCCTGCTGCTCACCATGGAGAAGGGAAGCAGCCACCGCACCGGCCTGGATCTGCTGGCGGCCGGCGCCTTGCTTGCCCTGGGTCTCAAGGAGCTGCTGGATCGCAAGGAGGAGGGGCAGGATCCCCCCGCCTGGACGCGCCAACTGGATCGCTTCTGCGCCATGCCGCTGCCGCTGCTGCTTGGGGCCAGTTGCGCGATTGAAGTCATCAGCCCCGACGACCTGTTTCTGTTTGCCAAGGCCGCCTCGGCGCTCCTGGCCTCCGGCCTGAGCCGCGTGCAGGAGGTGATCTATACGGCCGGCTTCAGCCTGGCGGCAAGCCTGGCGCTGCTGCTGCCCTTCGGGGCGGTGCTGGTGGGACGCGATCGCGTGGTGCCGCTGCTGGAACAAGGCAAGCAAGTGTTGTTCAACCGCGGCGATCTGCTGGTAGGGGGGCTGAGCCTTGTGCTGGCGGGCTACCTGGGCTGGCAGGGAATCGAGGGTCTGCAGCTGAGCTGA
- a CDS encoding acylphosphatase, producing the protein MESQATGWLLADTYTPNRHGRSVRQREWLEVERSAPATQARLERWQLIVHGRVQGVGYRAACCQKARELDLNGWVRNRSDGSVEVQAEGPVHKLTELRLWCERGPQGAGVHSVSHSQLAPSREDWFEVRR; encoded by the coding sequence ATGGAATCGCAGGCCACGGGCTGGTTACTGGCCGATACCTACACCCCGAACCGTCATGGCCGCAGCGTGCGGCAGCGCGAGTGGCTGGAGGTGGAACGCTCTGCCCCTGCGACGCAGGCACGGCTGGAGCGCTGGCAGTTGATCGTGCACGGGCGTGTGCAGGGCGTGGGCTACCGCGCCGCCTGCTGCCAGAAAGCCCGCGAACTCGATCTCAACGGCTGGGTGCGCAACAGGAGCGATGGCTCGGTGGAGGTGCAGGCCGAGGGACCGGTCCACAAGCTCACCGAACTGCGGCTCTGGTGTGAGCGCGGCCCCCAGGGGGCCGGCGTGCACAGCGTGAGCCATAGCCAACTGGCCCCCAGCAGGGAAGACTGGTTCGAAGTTCGACGCTGA
- a CDS encoding histidine phosphatase family protein, with translation MHPPELWLLRHGATEWARQGRHTGNTDIPLLPEGEAEARALAPLLAEQPFDAVYCSPLQRARRTCELAGLAGQAQLEPDLHEWDYGRYEGITTAEIRQSVPGWTVFSHPCPEGESLRQVQQRCERLIARLVQEHPGGRVALFAHGHILRSLAGCWLGLGVGGGALLVLGTGSFCVLGSEREQRALLRWNAPVPHP, from the coding sequence ATGCACCCCCCCGAACTCTGGTTGCTGCGGCACGGTGCCACCGAATGGGCCCGCCAGGGGCGCCACACCGGCAACACCGATATCCCCCTGCTGCCGGAGGGCGAAGCAGAAGCCCGTGCCCTGGCGCCGCTACTTGCCGAGCAACCCTTTGATGCGGTGTATTGCAGCCCGCTGCAACGGGCGCGGCGCACCTGCGAACTGGCGGGTCTGGCGGGGCAAGCCCAGCTGGAACCCGACCTGCACGAATGGGACTACGGCCGCTACGAAGGGATCACCACCGCCGAGATTCGCCAGAGCGTGCCGGGCTGGACCGTGTTCAGCCACCCCTGCCCAGAGGGGGAAAGCCTGCGTCAAGTGCAGCAGCGCTGTGAGCGGCTGATCGCGCGGCTGGTGCAGGAGCATCCAGGTGGCCGGGTGGCTCTGTTCGCCCACGGCCACATCTTGCGCAGCCTGGCGGGGTGCTGGCTGGGGCTCGGGGTGGGTGGCGGTGCCCTGTTGGTGCTGGGCACCGGCAGCTTCTGTGTGCTCGGCAGCGAACGGGAGCAACGGGCCCTACTGCGCTGGAACGCGCCGGTTCCGCACCCGTAG
- a CDS encoding cobyrinate a,c-diamide synthase produces the protein MPCLIAAPASGSGKTLVSLALTALARRRGQSIQTFKVGPDYLDPQLLSATSGRPCRNLDPLLCGEAWVQQSFQQHGSAAELSLVEGVMGLFDGRGPSSEGSSAHVAQLLDLPVVLVVEASRQAGSVAALVRGFRDHQPQLQLAGVVLNGVGSARHQALLAEALASIAMPLLGALPRHESLELPSRHLGLLPAHELADLEERSGAWADLAERHLQLEQIWPLLQAPKPKPGQAAAATSTQPTSAPREPVRIAIASDAAFHFRYPEANELLVQQGVEVLSWSPLADQPLPKGCQGLVLPGGYPELHAAQLAASQRSLQELRRAHQQGLPIYAECGGLLLLGQHLHDKTGVSHTMAGLLPFRAERGSLSLGYRSATALGTGLVLQRGDQLCGHEFHRWQLSCSADSTDQLWQLEGWGCPARPEGWNRSNLHASWLHLHWGGCSFIPQRLAAAARRTSPWLPH, from the coding sequence ATGCCCTGCCTGATCGCCGCCCCGGCCAGCGGCAGCGGCAAAACCCTGGTGAGCCTTGCGCTCACGGCCCTGGCACGGCGCCGGGGCCAGAGCATCCAAACCTTCAAGGTGGGGCCCGATTACCTCGACCCCCAGCTGCTGAGCGCTACCAGCGGCCGCCCCTGCCGCAACCTCGACCCGCTGCTCTGCGGTGAGGCCTGGGTGCAGCAAAGCTTTCAACAGCACGGCAGCGCCGCTGAGCTCTCCTTGGTGGAGGGCGTGATGGGGCTATTCGATGGCCGCGGCCCCAGCAGCGAGGGCAGTTCGGCCCATGTGGCCCAGCTGCTGGACCTGCCGGTGGTGTTGGTGGTGGAGGCCAGCCGCCAGGCGGGCTCAGTGGCGGCTCTGGTGCGGGGCTTCCGCGATCACCAGCCCCAGCTGCAGCTGGCCGGGGTGGTGCTGAACGGTGTGGGTAGCGCGCGCCACCAGGCGCTGCTGGCGGAGGCGCTGGCCTCGATCGCCATGCCGCTGCTCGGGGCGCTTCCTCGCCACGAGAGCCTAGAGCTGCCCTCGCGCCATCTGGGTCTGCTGCCGGCCCATGAGCTGGCTGATCTCGAGGAGCGAAGCGGAGCCTGGGCGGATCTGGCCGAACGCCATCTCCAGCTCGAGCAGATCTGGCCGCTGTTGCAGGCCCCCAAGCCCAAGCCCGGCCAAGCCGCTGCCGCGACCAGCACCCAACCCACCAGCGCCCCCCGCGAACCGGTGCGCATCGCCATCGCCAGCGATGCCGCCTTCCACTTCCGGTACCCCGAAGCCAACGAGCTGCTGGTGCAGCAAGGGGTGGAGGTGTTGAGCTGGTCGCCCCTGGCGGATCAACCACTGCCCAAGGGCTGCCAAGGCCTGGTGTTGCCGGGGGGGTACCCGGAGCTGCACGCCGCTCAACTCGCCGCCAGCCAACGCAGCCTGCAGGAGCTGCGGCGGGCCCACCAGCAGGGGCTACCGATCTATGCCGAGTGCGGCGGGCTGCTGCTGCTCGGCCAGCACCTGCACGACAAGACCGGTGTGTCCCACACCATGGCCGGCCTGCTGCCCTTCCGAGCCGAGCGGGGATCCCTCAGCCTGGGGTACCGCTCCGCCACCGCCCTGGGGACGGGGCTGGTGCTGCAACGCGGTGATCAGCTCTGCGGCCATGAGTTCCACCGCTGGCAGCTCAGCTGCAGCGCTGACAGCACCGATCAGCTGTGGCAGCTTGAGGGCTGGGGCTGCCCGGCGCGCCCCGAAGGCTGGAACCGCTCCAACCTGCATGCCAGTTGGCTGCACCTGCACTGGGGCGGCTGCAGCTTCATCCCCCAGCGGCTGGCCGCAGCAGCGCGGCGCACCTCTCCCTGGTTGCCCCACTGA
- a CDS encoding glucose-6-phosphate dehydrogenase assembly protein OpcA — MAPQLTLQAPLQLPPSEVPAYLNRLWTDNLKDSSGAATFTLVVWEPSWLQQQLIRTGRIDGPITGLLNDQLLAAARQAVGELGLPASTAPTAPSLAWALGQLAGSHSADDLRGQFVDRAISAHQPRRLITLAPTLAGDQPLESTVAAYCPLPEERGVNADACGDVVVLRGGMGAMQQGLAMLQELIPDDLPCWVWWNGTMDESPELLEALAVPPRRLVVDSSMGEPRRCLDLLVQRIAQGQAVNDLNWLRLRTWRESLAMVFDPPTRQSALDQVVQLDIDVEGQHPVKGLLLAAWIADRLGWHLLNSFWIDGGAGEGRGIGAEFQRSDGQSVQVRLMPVPVGVSKMHPGALVGLRLICAPANRPPLCVILCSESGGCMRLEAGGVASMELAEEVVPLPNESEEMEMARLLGGGHDSTNPLLAAAAALAAKLLPN, encoded by the coding sequence ATGGCTCCCCAGCTCACCCTGCAGGCCCCGCTCCAGCTGCCCCCCAGCGAAGTACCGGCCTACCTCAACCGGCTCTGGACTGACAACCTCAAGGATTCCAGCGGTGCCGCCACCTTCACCCTGGTGGTGTGGGAGCCCTCGTGGCTGCAGCAACAGCTGATCCGCACGGGGCGGATCGATGGACCGATCACGGGTCTGCTCAATGACCAGCTGCTGGCGGCGGCGCGCCAGGCCGTCGGCGAACTGGGGCTGCCGGCCAGCACCGCACCCACGGCGCCTTCGCTGGCCTGGGCCCTTGGGCAGCTGGCGGGCAGCCACAGCGCCGATGATCTACGCGGCCAATTTGTGGATCGCGCCATCAGCGCCCACCAACCCCGCCGCCTGATCACCCTGGCTCCCACCCTGGCGGGCGATCAGCCGCTGGAATCCACGGTGGCCGCCTACTGCCCGCTGCCGGAGGAGCGGGGCGTGAACGCCGATGCCTGCGGCGATGTGGTGGTGTTGCGCGGCGGCATGGGAGCCATGCAGCAGGGATTGGCGATGCTGCAGGAGCTGATCCCCGATGACCTGCCCTGCTGGGTGTGGTGGAACGGCACCATGGATGAATCGCCCGAGCTGCTGGAGGCCCTGGCGGTGCCGCCTCGGCGACTGGTGGTGGATAGCTCCATGGGCGAACCACGCCGCTGCCTCGATCTGCTGGTGCAGCGCATCGCGCAGGGCCAGGCCGTGAATGACCTGAACTGGCTGAGGCTGCGCACCTGGCGGGAATCGCTGGCCATGGTGTTTGATCCACCCACACGCCAGAGCGCCCTCGATCAGGTGGTGCAGCTCGACATCGACGTGGAAGGCCAGCACCCCGTGAAGGGGCTGCTGCTGGCGGCCTGGATCGCCGATCGCCTCGGCTGGCACCTGCTGAACAGCTTCTGGATTGATGGCGGAGCTGGCGAGGGGCGTGGCATCGGCGCTGAATTCCAGCGCAGCGATGGCCAGAGCGTGCAGGTCCGGTTGATGCCCGTGCCGGTGGGGGTGAGCAAGATGCACCCCGGTGCCCTGGTGGGATTACGGCTGATCTGCGCGCCGGCCAATCGGCCGCCGCTGTGTGTGATTCTCTGCTCGGAATCTGGGGGCTGCATGCGCCTCGAGGCGGGTGGTGTGGCCTCGATGGAGCTGGCGGAGGAGGTGGTGCCCCTGCCCAACGAAAGCGAAGAGATGGAGATGGCGCGGCTGCTGGGCGGCGGCCACGACAGCACCAACCCACTGCTGGCCGCTGCCGCGGCCCTGGCTGCCAAGCTGCTGCCCAACTAA
- the zwf gene encoding glucose-6-phosphate dehydrogenase, giving the protein MAATQTNPLRVGLRQERVISPQCLVIFGASGDLTHRKLIPALFELFRQRRLPTEFSVLGCARRPWSDDDFRNRMAEAMAEEVKQHQSAWQQFAACLFYEPVDLQQDDDVVRLGTRLEALDRQRATRGNRTFYLSVSPAFYGSGCRALANAGLLKDPTRSRVVIEKPFGTDYSSAQALNRVVQSCGQESQIFRIDHYLGKETVQNILVLRFANAIFEPIWNRNYIANVQITAAETVGVEERAGYYETSGALRDMVQNHLTQMLALTTMETPGHFDPESIRSEKAKVLQAARLANEEEPWKCCVRGQYSRGGNPANPMAGYREEPGVNPESTTETYVAMKLFIDNWRWQGVPFYLRTGKRLPKRLSEVVLTFRKAPVQLFDAAGGTPTANQLVLRIQPDEGAGFVFDVKAPGSGMRSRPVDMHFSYDESFGEPSDEGYVRLLADAMLGDPTLFTRSDEVEAAWRLYTPLLELIEDAPWQLPVHPYEARTWGPGAADNLLAEDGLMWRRP; this is encoded by the coding sequence ATGGCCGCCACCCAGACCAATCCCCTGCGCGTTGGCCTGCGCCAGGAGCGGGTGATCTCACCGCAGTGCCTGGTGATCTTTGGAGCCAGCGGCGATCTGACCCATCGCAAGCTGATCCCGGCCCTGTTTGAGCTGTTCCGCCAGCGCCGCCTACCCACCGAGTTTTCGGTGCTGGGCTGCGCTCGCCGCCCCTGGAGCGACGACGACTTCCGCAACCGCATGGCCGAGGCCATGGCCGAGGAGGTGAAGCAGCACCAGAGCGCCTGGCAGCAGTTCGCCGCTTGCCTCTTCTACGAACCGGTCGACCTCCAGCAAGACGACGACGTGGTGCGCCTCGGCACCCGCCTCGAGGCCCTCGACCGGCAGCGGGCCACTCGCGGCAATCGCACCTTCTATCTCTCGGTGTCACCGGCCTTCTATGGCAGCGGCTGCCGGGCCCTCGCCAATGCCGGCCTGCTGAAGGATCCCACCCGCAGCCGGGTGGTGATCGAAAAACCGTTCGGCACCGATTACAGCAGCGCCCAAGCCCTCAACCGGGTGGTGCAGAGCTGCGGCCAGGAGTCGCAGATCTTCCGCATCGACCACTACCTCGGGAAGGAGACGGTGCAGAACATCCTCGTGCTGCGCTTCGCCAACGCGATTTTCGAGCCGATCTGGAACCGCAACTACATCGCCAACGTGCAGATCACGGCCGCGGAAACCGTGGGTGTGGAGGAGCGAGCCGGCTACTACGAAACCAGCGGCGCCCTGCGGGACATGGTTCAGAACCACCTCACCCAGATGCTGGCGCTCACCACGATGGAAACCCCGGGCCACTTCGATCCCGAGTCGATCCGCAGCGAGAAGGCCAAGGTGCTGCAGGCGGCCCGCCTGGCCAACGAGGAAGAACCGTGGAAGTGCTGTGTGCGCGGGCAGTACAGCCGCGGCGGCAATCCGGCCAACCCCATGGCGGGATACCGCGAAGAGCCGGGGGTGAACCCTGAAAGCACCACCGAAACCTATGTAGCGATGAAGCTGTTCATCGACAACTGGCGCTGGCAGGGGGTGCCCTTTTATCTGCGCACCGGCAAACGCCTACCCAAACGGCTGTCTGAGGTGGTGCTCACCTTCCGCAAGGCACCGGTGCAGCTGTTTGATGCGGCAGGCGGCACCCCCACCGCCAACCAGCTGGTGCTGCGCATCCAGCCCGATGAAGGCGCCGGCTTCGTGTTCGATGTGAAGGCCCCCGGCTCCGGCATGCGCAGCCGCCCGGTGGACATGCACTTCAGCTACGACGAAAGCTTCGGCGAACCCTCCGATGAGGGCTACGTGCGCCTGCTGGCTGACGCCATGCTCGGCGATCCCACCCTGTTCACCCGCAGTGATGAGGTGGAAGCGGCCTGGCGCCTCTACACCCCACTGCTGGAGCTGATTGAAGACGCCCCCTGGCAGCTGCCGGTGCACCCCTATGAAGCCCGCACCTGGGGCCCCGGTGCCGCCGACAACCTGCTGGCCGAGGACGGCCTGATGTGGCGTCGCCCCTGA